The proteins below are encoded in one region of Penicillium psychrofluorescens genome assembly, chromosome: 4:
- a CDS encoding uncharacterized protein (ID:PFLUO_006983-T1.cds;~source:funannotate), whose protein sequence is MGDAANGVSAETERFAIGISFGNTSSSIARISSEGKAEVIANEEGDRQIPSILSYIEGEEYHGTQAKAQLLRNPNNTIAYFRDYLGKDFKSIDPTPCHQSAHPQQSDSTVAFSVRDSPSSETPNIVTVSEVTTRHLRRLKQSAADFLGKEVNAAVITVPTNFSDAQREALVAAAKEAGIEVLQLIHEPVAAVMAYDARPEATVTDKLVVVADLGGTRSDVAVVACRGGMYTILATAHDYELGGASLDQIIIDHFAKEFIKKHKTDPRENARGLAKLKSFGEGTRKTLSQTTNAQLSIESLADGIDYHSTVNRTRFELLSNKVFAQFTGLIEQVVKKADLDVLDIDEVIFSGGTSHTPKIAQLAHNIFPEKTNILAPSTSSTAINPSELSARGAAFQASLIQEFDSEDIEQSIHPMVTVTPHLSKAIGVEITSAASKTAFQPLLDAETAIPARRIAQYLAPKEGGDVLVRVCEGTRSIKVTKPEPKAKAEKPAQDDEDDSDFDDSEEEEDDLREVVWKAEKPVAEMAVKGVKAGGKIEVMVHVNPDLGLQIAVREVGGQNAVRGAINGSA, encoded by the exons ATGGGTGACGCGGCTAACGGTGTCTCTGCGGAGACAGAGAGATTTGCCATTGGTATCTCCTTTGGCAACACATCCAGCTCCATTGCTCGTATTTCGTCC GAGGGCAAGGCTGAGGTGATTGCCAACGAGGAAGGAG ATCGTCAAATTCCTAGCATTCTCTCTTACATCGAGGGAGAGGAATACCACGGCACGCAGGCCAAGGCACAGCTCCTTCGCAACCCCAACAACACTATCGCATACTTTCGGGACTACCTGGGCAAGGACTTCAAGTCGATTGACCCGACTCCATGCCACCAGTCGGCCCACCCGCAGCAGAGCGACTCGACCGTGGCGTTCTCGGTCCGCGACTCTCCCAGCTCCGAGACCCCCAACATCGTCACCGTCTCGGAGGTCACCACCCGCCATCTCCGTCGTTTGAAACAGTCCGCTGCCGACTTCCTGGGTAAGGAAGTCAACGCGGCCGTCATCACCGTTCCCACCAACTTCTCCGATGCCCAGCGTGAGGCCCTGGTTGCtgcggccaaggaggccggcATCGAGGTGCTGCAGCTGATCCATGAGCCCGTTGCGGCTGTCATGGCTTACGATGCTCGTCCCGAAGCGACCGTTACCGACAAGCTGGTTGTGGTGGCCGACCTGGGCGGTACCCGGTCCGATGTGGCCGTGGTGGCCTGCCGCGGCGGCATGTACACCATTCTGGCTACTGCCCACGACTATGAGCTGGGCGGTGCATCCTTGGAccagatcatcatcgatcACTTCGCCAAGGAATTCATCAAGAAGCACAAGACCGACCCGCGCGAGAACGCCCGCGGCCTGGCCAAGCTGAAGTCGTTTGGTGAGGGCACCCGCAAGACTCTCAGCCagaccaccaacgcccaACTGAGCATTGAGAGCTTGGCGGACGGCATTGACTATCACTCCACTGTCAACCGCACTCGGTTCGAGCTGCTGTCGAACAAGGTCTTTGCTCAGTTCACCGGTTTGATCGAGCAGgtggtcaagaaggccgaccTTGATGTCCTGGACATCGATGAG GTTATCTTCTCCGGTGGTACCTCGCACACCCCCAAGATTGCCCAGCTGGCGCACAACATCTTCCCCGAGAAGACCAACATCCTGGCCccctcgacctcgtccacggCCATCAACCCCTCCGAGCTGTCCGCCCGCGGTGCCGCCTTCCAGGCGTCCCTGATCCAGGAGTTCGACAGCGAGGACATCGAACAGTCCATCCACCCGATGGTCACCGTGACACCGCACCTGAGCAAGGCGATCGGCGTGGAAATCACCTCGGCCGCCAGCAAGACGGCCTTCCAGCCCCTCCTGGACGCTGAGACCGCCATTCCCGCCCGCCGCATTGCGCAGTACCTTGCCCCCAAGGAGGGCGGCGACGTGCTCGTGCGCGTGTGCGAGGGCACTCGCTCGATCAAGGTCACCAAGCCCGagcccaaggccaaggctgagaagccggcccaggatgatgaggatgactcGGACTTTGACGActccgaagaggaggaggatgatctTCGCGAGGTTGTCTGGAAGGCGGAGAAGCCGgtcgccgagatggcggTTAAGGGCGTCAAGGCTGGCGGCAAGATCGAGGTTATGGTCCACGTGAACCCAGATCTGGGTCTGCAGATCGCGGTGCGTGAGGTCGGTGGCCAGAACGCCGTGCGCGGTGCTATCAACGGCTCTGCTTAA